In one Heteronotia binoei isolate CCM8104 ecotype False Entrance Well unplaced genomic scaffold, APGP_CSIRO_Hbin_v1 ptg001202l, whole genome shotgun sequence genomic region, the following are encoded:
- the LOC132590938 gene encoding olfactory receptor 52D1-like: MGATANITHQLTFSSFFLVGLPGLENEQVWISIPFFFTYLTALLGNATLLWVIWTESSLHKPMYFFLSMLALTDMALPTCIVPKMLTIFWTGTQEITFVACLVQMFMIHALCAVESGTLTAMAYDRYVAICAPLSYTSLLTANTVAKLGAAIASRALIIVLPFPFLVKRLPFCHARLISHSYCEHMAVVKLACGDTTPNNLYGLILSLVIVGADLSFIFVSYGLILHAVFRLPSVEARRKALGTCGAHVGVIVILYTPGVFSFLCHRFGHNVPHHVHIFLANIYLVVPAMLNPLVYGAKTKEIRDRVLKALQMAKRFL, translated from the exons ATGGGag CCACTGCCAACATCACTCACCAGCTgactttctcctccttcttccttgtgGGTCTCCCGGGGCTGGAGAATGAGCAGGTTTGGAtctccatccccttcttcttcacctacctcacggcTCTCTTGGGGAACGCCACTCTCTTGTGGGTCATCTGGACGGAATCCAGCCTGCACAAGCCCATGTACTTTTTCCTTTCCATGCTGGCTTTGACGGACATGGCATTGCCAACGTGCATCGTCCCCAAGATGCTGACCATCTTCTGGACGGGGACCCAAGAAATCACCTTTGTCGCCTGCCTGGTGCAGATGTTCATGATCCACGCCCTTTGCGCAGTAGAGTCGGGGACGCTAACCGCCATGGCTTACGACCGATACGTGGCCATCTGCGCCCCGCTCAGCTATACTTCCCTGCTGACTGCTAACACTGTGGCTAAGCTGGGGGCTGCCATCGCCAGCCGGGCCTTGATCATTGTCCTGCCTTTCCCTTTTCTAGTTAAGAGGCTGCCATTTTGCCACGCTCGCCTCATCTCCCACTCCTACTGTGAGCACATGGCCGTGGTTAAACTGGCGTGTGGAGACACCACGCCCAACAACCTCTACGGGCTGATTCTCTCCCTTGTCATAGTCGGTGCGGACCTGAGCTTCATCTTCGTCTCCTACGGCCTGATCCTGCATGCTGTCTTCCGGTTGCCCTCGGTGGAAGCCCGGCGGAAGGCCCTGGGCACCTGTGGAGCCCACGTGGGGGTCATCGTGATTCTCTACACTCCTGGAGTGTTTTCTTTCCTCTGCCACCGCTTTGGCCACAATGTCCCCCACCACGTCCACATCTTCCTTGCCAACATCTATCTGGTGGTGCCAGCCATGCTCAACCCCCTTGTCTATGGAGCCAAGACCAAGGAGATCCGGGACCGGGTATTGAAGGCACTGCAGATGGCAAAGAGATTCCTGTAG
- the LOC132590947 gene encoding olfactory receptor 52P1-like, whose product MLHYNHSNPSNFILMGIPGLEAAHFWIAFPFCSLYIIALLGNFTILCVVKREPNLHLPMYYFLCMLAMLDLVLCTSTVPKILGIFWFHSHTIGFHTCIIQMFFIHGFSAVESGVLLAMAFDRYVAICTPLHYTTILTSSVVAKMGWTALMRGIGFMTPLTCLVSSLPYCSSNVIAHSYCEHMAVVKLACGDTTPNNIYGITAATFVVGSDSIFIAVSYGLILRAVMGLSSKEARRKSFGTCGSHICVILIFYTPGLFSFYTQRWGHNVPTHIHILMADLYLLVPPMLNPIIYGMKTRQIREQVLRPFFHKTLQAGFS is encoded by the coding sequence ATGCTGCATTACAATCACTCCAACCCTTCTAATTTCATCTTAATGGGGATTCCGGGGCTGGAGGCTGCCCACTTCTGGATTGCCTTCCCCTTCTGCTCCCTGTACATCATCGCCCTGCTGGGGAACTTCACCATCCTGTGCGTGGTTAAGAGGGAGCCCAACTTGCACTTGCCCATGTACTACTTCCTCTGCATGTTGGCTATGCTTGACTTGGTGCTCTGCACTTCCACCGTGCCCAAGATCCTCGGCATCTTCTGGTTCCACTCACACACCATCGGCTTCCACACGTGCATCATCCAGATGTTTTTCATCCACGGCTTCTCCGCAGTGGAGTCGGGGGTCCTGCTTGCCATGGCCTTTGACCGCTACGTGGCCATCTGCACCCCTCTGCATTACACGACCATCCTCACCAGCTCTGTCGTCGCCAAGATGGGCTGGACGGCTCTCATGAGGGGCATCGGCTTCATGACCCCTTTGACCTGCCTGGTGAGCAGCCTCCCCTACTGCAGCTCCAATGTCATCGCCCACTCCTACTGCGAGCACATGGCTGTGGTCAAGCTGGCCTGTGGGGACACCACGCCCAACAACATCTATGGGATCACAGCAGCCACCTTTGTGGTGGGCTCCGACTCCATCTTCATTGCCGTTTCCTACGGGCTCATCCTCAGGGCAGTCATGGGGCTTTCTTCGAAGGAGGCCCGCCGGAAATCCTTTGGCACTTGTGGCTCCCATATCTGTGTCATCCTCATCTTCTACACACCTGGACTCTTCTCCTTTTACACCCAGCGCTGGGGGCACAATGTCCCTACACACATCCACATCCTGATGGCTGATCTCTACCTCCTGGTGCCCCCTATGCTGAACCCCATAATCTATGGCATGAAAACCCGGCAAATCCGGGAGCAAGTCCTGAGGCCTTTCTTCCACAAGACACTCCAAGCTGGGTTTTCTTGA